A part of Bacillota bacterium genomic DNA contains:
- a CDS encoding DUF5372 family protein — protein sequence WIRPCPWTKSSIAPQGARAPGRFRVVHPYHPLSGQEFELVSWCQAWGEDRVFFEDASGRVCSIPASWTDVAAPDPFVALAAGRSLFRFEDLRRLVALVRDLQSSPEGDGLTRACVRGIMS from the coding sequence CATGGATTCGACCTTGCCCTTGGACGAAGTCGTCCATTGCACCCCAAGGTGCACGTGCGCCCGGGAGATTCCGGGTGGTGCATCCCTATCATCCCCTGAGCGGACAGGAGTTCGAACTCGTCAGCTGGTGCCAAGCCTGGGGTGAGGACCGGGTCTTTTTCGAAGACGCAAGCGGGAGGGTCTGCTCGATCCCGGCAAGCTGGACGGACGTCGCCGCGCCGGACCCGTTTGTCGCGCTGGCTGCCGGCCGCTCCCTCTTTCGGTTTGAGGACCTGCGGAGGCTGGTCGCACTGGTCCGAGATCTTCAATCGTCACCCGAAGGGGACGGGCTCACCCGTGCCTGTGTAAGGGGGATTATGTCGTGA
- a CDS encoding helix-turn-helix domain-containing protein yields MPKREDEKLASLRAYRALHPHPESVADEAFRSGNPFFDARDLVQVKYEMLRRVHVDGLPVKRAAAAFGFSRPSFYQAREAFRRGGLPGLLPQRPGPRRAHKFTEEVVAFLQSARSADPSLAAGELARMAQERFGLSVHPRSIERALGKARKKGAPNPA; encoded by the coding sequence GTGCCCAAACGGGAGGACGAGAAGCTGGCCTCCCTGCGCGCGTATCGCGCGCTTCATCCGCACCCGGAGAGCGTGGCGGACGAGGCGTTCCGGTCCGGAAACCCCTTTTTCGACGCCCGGGACTTGGTGCAGGTCAAGTACGAGATGCTGCGCCGGGTGCACGTGGACGGGTTACCGGTGAAGCGGGCTGCGGCGGCCTTCGGCTTCTCCCGGCCGTCGTTTTACCAGGCCCGGGAGGCGTTCCGGCGGGGCGGGCTTCCTGGGCTCTTGCCCCAGCGGCCCGGTCCGCGGCGGGCGCACAAGTTCACCGAGGAGGTGGTGGCGTTTCTGCAAAGCGCCCGGTCTGCCGATCCGTCGCTGGCCGCCGGCGAGTTGGCCCGGATGGCCCAGGAGCGCTTTGGCCTCTCGGTGCACCCCCGGAGCATCGAGCGGGCCCTGGGTAAGGCCCGAAAAAAGGGGGCTCCGAATCCGGCATGA
- a CDS encoding recombinase family protein produces MIANVHPKVRPTHLARDAYLYVRQSTLRQVFENTESTKRQYALRDRAVALGWPMERVVVIDSDLGQSGASAADREGFGKLVADVGMGRVGIVLGLEVSRLARSSSDWYRLLEICALTDTLILDEDGVYDPSHFNDRLLLGLKGTMSEAELHVLRMRLRGGILSKASRGELKAPLPTGFVYGPDDRVMLDPDLAVQQAIRLLFAAFRRTGSAGGVVRVFSEQGLKFPRRIRVGPRRGEIAWVPLERSRVLRVLRNPRYAGAFFFGRTQGRRTAQGRYLPKLKAPEEWLALVRDAHPGYLSWDEYRDNVRRLRENAQAHGADRRASPPREGPALLQGLAICGVCGKRMAVRYHARKGRRLPEYVCQREGIQHATARCQHIPGAGLDEAIGELLVEAVTPLALEVTLAIQEELNQRAEEVDRLRRQEVERARYEAELAQRRYMRVDPDNRLVASTLEADWNQKLRALSQAQEAYEQRRHADRVLVDEAERARILALATDFPRLWRDPRTTDRDRKRMVRLILEDVTLFKRDDIVAQIRFKGGATRTLTLPVPPPASQLYQTDPAVVCAIDRLLDDYTDAEVARILNEKGHRSGRGKCFDRLMVRDVRLAYGLKDRYSRLRARGLLTLEEMAEALGASTSTVKLWRRQGLLRSELYNDKGQRLYEP; encoded by the coding sequence GTGATCGCGAACGTCCACCCGAAAGTGAGGCCCACCCACCTGGCGCGGGATGCCTATCTTTACGTGCGCCAGAGCACGCTGCGGCAGGTCTTCGAGAACACGGAGAGCACCAAGCGCCAGTATGCGCTCCGGGACCGGGCCGTGGCCCTCGGGTGGCCCATGGAGCGCGTGGTGGTCATCGACAGCGACCTCGGTCAGTCCGGCGCCTCAGCGGCGGACCGCGAAGGGTTCGGTAAGCTGGTCGCCGATGTGGGCATGGGCCGCGTGGGGATCGTCCTCGGCCTCGAGGTGTCCCGGCTCGCCCGCAGCTCTTCGGATTGGTATCGGCTGCTGGAGATTTGCGCCCTGACCGATACGCTCATCCTGGATGAGGACGGGGTCTACGACCCGAGCCACTTCAACGACCGGCTGCTGCTGGGGCTTAAGGGAACCATGAGCGAGGCGGAGTTACATGTCCTGCGCATGCGGCTGCGGGGAGGGATCCTGAGCAAGGCCAGCCGCGGGGAGCTCAAAGCTCCCTTGCCGACCGGGTTTGTGTACGGACCCGACGACCGCGTGATGCTCGATCCGGACCTGGCCGTTCAGCAGGCCATCCGCTTGCTCTTTGCCGCGTTCCGCCGGACGGGCTCGGCCGGCGGCGTGGTGCGCGTCTTCTCGGAGCAGGGGCTCAAGTTCCCGCGACGCATTCGTGTGGGCCCCCGCCGAGGGGAGATCGCCTGGGTGCCCCTCGAGCGATCTCGGGTGCTCCGGGTGCTTCGAAACCCCCGCTACGCCGGTGCTTTCTTCTTCGGCAGGACGCAAGGTCGCCGGACCGCCCAGGGTCGTTACCTGCCCAAGCTGAAGGCCCCGGAGGAGTGGCTCGCCCTGGTCCGGGATGCCCACCCGGGCTACCTTTCCTGGGACGAGTACCGGGACAACGTGCGCCGCCTGCGGGAGAACGCCCAGGCCCATGGGGCCGACCGTCGCGCCAGTCCGCCGCGCGAAGGCCCGGCGCTGCTGCAAGGTCTGGCCATCTGTGGGGTCTGCGGAAAGCGAATGGCCGTGCGCTACCACGCACGCAAAGGCCGCCGACTTCCGGAGTATGTGTGCCAGCGGGAGGGGATCCAGCACGCCACCGCTCGCTGCCAGCATATCCCCGGAGCCGGACTGGACGAAGCCATCGGTGAGCTGCTGGTGGAGGCCGTCACCCCGCTCGCCCTGGAGGTGACCCTGGCCATTCAGGAGGAGTTGAACCAGCGGGCCGAGGAGGTGGACCGGTTGCGCCGACAGGAGGTGGAACGGGCCCGTTACGAGGCGGAACTGGCGCAGCGACGTTACATGCGGGTGGATCCCGACAACCGTCTGGTCGCGAGCACCCTCGAGGCCGACTGGAACCAGAAGCTCCGCGCGCTGTCCCAGGCCCAGGAAGCCTACGAGCAGCGGCGCCATGCGGACCGCGTCCTCGTCGACGAAGCGGAGCGAGCCCGTATCCTGGCACTGGCCACCGACTTCCCTCGCTTATGGCGTGACCCCCGTACCACGGATCGGGATCGCAAGCGCATGGTACGCCTCATCCTCGAGGACGTCACCCTGTTCAAACGGGACGATATCGTCGCGCAGATCCGTTTCAAAGGGGGAGCCACCCGTACGCTCACCCTTCCCGTACCGCCGCCGGCCTCCCAACTCTACCAAACCGACCCCGCGGTGGTCTGTGCGATCGACCGCTTGCTGGACGACTACACGGATGCCGAGGTCGCTCGCATCCTGAACGAGAAGGGGCATCGATCTGGTCGCGGGAAGTGCTTCGACCGCCTGATGGTGCGTGATGTCCGGTTGGCGTACGGGCTCAAGGATCGCTACAGCCGCCTGCGGGCCAGGGGCCTTCTCACTCTGGAGGAGATGGCGGAAGCCCTGGGCGCCAGCACCAGCACCGTCAAGCTGTGGCGCCGACAGGGGCTCCTGCGAAGCGAGCTGTATAACGACAAGGGCCAGCGTCTTTATGAGCC